From the Primulina tabacum isolate GXHZ01 chromosome 15, ASM2559414v2, whole genome shotgun sequence genome, one window contains:
- the LOC142527994 gene encoding uncharacterized protein LOC142527994: MSKNETSSTLEDENMSNMEDARTSNEVSTLQIQAQTMALNKEQEQASNIDQSDVETRWNSAYMMLEAAEKFEKAFERFGDEDRKYMNYFDCYELNQDENTDG, translated from the exons ATGAGCAAGAATGAAACTTCAAGCACCCTAGAAGATGAGAATATGTCAAATATG gAGGATGCGAGAACTTCGAATGAAGTTTCAACTTTGCAAATTCAAGCCCAAACAATGGCTCTAAATAAGGAGCAAGAGCAAGCTTCAAATATTGATCAATCAG ATGTTGAAACACGGTGGAATTCAGCTTATATGATGCTTGAAGCTGCTGAGAAATTTGAAAAGGCTTTTGAAAGGTTTGGGGATGAAGATCGAAAATACATGAACTACTTTGATTGTTATGAATTGAATCAAGATGAGAATACGGATGGGTAA
- the LOC142526845 gene encoding uncharacterized protein LOC142526845, giving the protein MRCGKSCRLRWMNYLRPGIKRRNISQDEEDLIVRLHSLLGNRWSLIAGRLPGRTDNEIKNYWNTYLLKKLNKAGLRLTPNKNFRKPRKSSAAGDHCTATPNKERKKNKIVVNTHPDGKEKTDDIPKTKVYLPKPIRVSSAFSRTNSFESGSSSNGGGDAGENGAGSDTELSNVPGVGPIFELEDADDGVSGGDDDFPSELGMLPPTRPASSDDVVMLYQVYEEYLQLI; this is encoded by the coding sequence ATGAGATGCGGAAAGAGCTGCAGATTGAGGTGGATGAACTATCTACGGCCAGGAATCAAAAGGCGCAACATCAGCCAAGACGAGGAAGATTTGATCGTACGGCTACATAGCCTTCTGGGCAATCGATGGTCCCTAATCGCCGGCAGATTGCCAGGTCGAACGGACAATGAGATCAAGAATTACTGGAACACCTATCTTCTTAAGAAACTCAACAAGGCTGGACTACGCCTCACACCCAATAAAAATTTCAGAAAACCACGCAAGTCCTCCGCTGCAGGAGACCACTGCACCGCCACCCCCAATAAGGAGAGGAAGAAGAATAAGATTGTTGTAAACACCCATCCCGATGGAAAAGAGAAAACTGATGATATTCCAAAGACCAAAGTGTATTTGCCTAAACCAATAAGAGTTTCGTCGGCGTTTTCGAGGACCAACAGCTTTGAAAGTGGGTCTTCAAGCAACGGCGGCGGCGATGCAGGGGAGAACGGTGCTGGGAGCGATACGGAGTTGTCTAATGTGCCGGGGGTTGGGCCGATATTTGAGCTGGAAGACGCAGACGACGGTGTTAGCGGCGGCGATGACGACTTTCCCAGTGAGCTTGGAATGCTGCCGCCAACTCGTCCCGCTTCGTCCGACGACGTAGTTATGTTATACCAAGTCTACGAAGAGTACTTGCAGCTAATTTAG
- the LOC142527605 gene encoding protein LAZY 1-like isoform X1 yields the protein MKLLGWMHRKFRQSSSETAKDFSIGLIGQPSLEDLQCYQKGNYYRKSLGKAQRENYLRSSFTSLEAARVEEEDLEDEPSAALTELFHGFLAIGTLGTEQFETDPATPTFSISVDHIAEKETEVTENELKLINDELEKVLGGRDSSCNVSSGRNSHVSVGRISHCSATTLSSKPMENTETSGNEGIICPLQSYLFGSAIGLPDAAPPVRKEHRTSLGELFQKSKIVEENSGTKSDRIEKRLDKETDKSAVYLMKKILMKRMLHASSRSNAPSTGGVVDTATADKKLHKILHIFNRKVHPESSTSTHRSHKATKNELKVNNPNLATISDSGGLVPAAEDTRIYPQRAISKESTWSFKSQATQNNDDITGNELWVKTDADYLVLEL from the exons atga AGCTACTAGGTTGGATGCATCGGAAGTTCCGGCAGAGCAGCAGCGAAACAGCAAAGGACTTTTCTATTG GGCTTATAGGACAGCCATCGCTAGAAGATCTACAATGCTACCAGAAAGGAAACTACTACAGGAAGTCCTTGGGCAAAGCCCAAAGAGAGAACTACCTCAGAAGCTCATTTACCAGCCTAGAGGCTGCAAGGGTGGAAGAAGAGGACCTTGAAGACGAACCATCAGCTGCTCTCACCGAGCTTTTCCATGGATTCCTTGCTATTGGTACTCTTGGCACCGAACAATTCGAAACCGACCCTGCAACACCAACATTTTCAATATCTGTGGATCACATAGCAGAGAAAGAAACTGAAGTCACTGAAAATGAGCTGAAGCTAATCAATGATGAGTTGGAGAAGGTACTGGGAGGCAGAGATTCGAGTTGTAACGTCTCATCTGGAAGAAACAGCCATGTCAGTGTCGGAAGGATAAGTCATTGTAGTGCTACTACACTCAGCAGCAAGCCAATGGAAAACACAGAGACATCAGGAAATGAAGGAATAATATGTCCACTGCAAAGCTATCTTTTCGGATCAGCAATTGGACTACCAGATGCAGCACCACCTGTGAGGAAAGAACACAGGACGTCTCTTGGGGAGCTTTTTCAGAAGTCTAAAATAGTAGAGGAAAACTCTGGAACTAAATCAGACAGGATCGAAAAGCGATTGGACAAGgaaactgataaatcagctgTGTATCTCAtgaagaaaatactgatgaaaAGAATGCTTCATGCATCCTCCAGGAGCAACGCACCCTCCACTGGAGGAGTAGTGGATACTGCAACAGCTGACAAGAAACTGCATAAG ATCCTACATATATTCAACAGAAAAGTCCATCCTGAAAGCTCAACATCTACACACCGGTCTCATAAAGCCACCAAAAATGAGTTAAAGGTCAATAACCCCAATTTGGCAACAATATCTGATAGTGGAGGTCTGGTGCCTGCTGCAGAAGACACCAGAATATATCCTCAACGAGCCATATCAAAGGAAAGCACTTGGAGCTTCAAGAGCCAGGCTACGCAAAACAACGACGACATTACTGGGAACGAGCTTTGGGTCAAAACCGATGCCGATT ATTTGGTGTTGGAGCTCTAA
- the LOC142527605 gene encoding protein LAZY 1-like isoform X2: MKLLGWMHRKFRQSSSETAKDFSIGLIGQPSLEDLQCYQKGNYYRKSLGKAQRENYLRSSFTSLEAARVEEEDLEDEPSAALTELFHGFLAIGTLGTEQFETDPATPTFSISVDHIAEKETEVTENELKLINDELEKVLGGRDSSCNVSSGRNSHVSVGRISHCSATTLSSKPMENTETSGNEGIICPLQSYLFGSAIGLPDAAPPVRKEHRTSLGELFQKSKIVEENSGTKSDRIEKRLDKETDKSAVYLMKKILMKRMLHASSRSNAPSTGGVVDTATADKKLHKILHIFNRKVHPESSTSTHRSHKATKNELKVNNPNLATISDSGGLVPAAEDTRIYPQRAISKESTWSFKSQATQNNDDITGNELWVKTDADYLVLEL; the protein is encoded by the exons ATGAAG CTACTAGGTTGGATGCATCGGAAGTTCCGGCAGAGCAGCAGCGAAACAGCAAAGGACTTTTCTATTG GGCTTATAGGACAGCCATCGCTAGAAGATCTACAATGCTACCAGAAAGGAAACTACTACAGGAAGTCCTTGGGCAAAGCCCAAAGAGAGAACTACCTCAGAAGCTCATTTACCAGCCTAGAGGCTGCAAGGGTGGAAGAAGAGGACCTTGAAGACGAACCATCAGCTGCTCTCACCGAGCTTTTCCATGGATTCCTTGCTATTGGTACTCTTGGCACCGAACAATTCGAAACCGACCCTGCAACACCAACATTTTCAATATCTGTGGATCACATAGCAGAGAAAGAAACTGAAGTCACTGAAAATGAGCTGAAGCTAATCAATGATGAGTTGGAGAAGGTACTGGGAGGCAGAGATTCGAGTTGTAACGTCTCATCTGGAAGAAACAGCCATGTCAGTGTCGGAAGGATAAGTCATTGTAGTGCTACTACACTCAGCAGCAAGCCAATGGAAAACACAGAGACATCAGGAAATGAAGGAATAATATGTCCACTGCAAAGCTATCTTTTCGGATCAGCAATTGGACTACCAGATGCAGCACCACCTGTGAGGAAAGAACACAGGACGTCTCTTGGGGAGCTTTTTCAGAAGTCTAAAATAGTAGAGGAAAACTCTGGAACTAAATCAGACAGGATCGAAAAGCGATTGGACAAGgaaactgataaatcagctgTGTATCTCAtgaagaaaatactgatgaaaAGAATGCTTCATGCATCCTCCAGGAGCAACGCACCCTCCACTGGAGGAGTAGTGGATACTGCAACAGCTGACAAGAAACTGCATAAG ATCCTACATATATTCAACAGAAAAGTCCATCCTGAAAGCTCAACATCTACACACCGGTCTCATAAAGCCACCAAAAATGAGTTAAAGGTCAATAACCCCAATTTGGCAACAATATCTGATAGTGGAGGTCTGGTGCCTGCTGCAGAAGACACCAGAATATATCCTCAACGAGCCATATCAAAGGAAAGCACTTGGAGCTTCAAGAGCCAGGCTACGCAAAACAACGACGACATTACTGGGAACGAGCTTTGGGTCAAAACCGATGCCGATT ATTTGGTGTTGGAGCTCTAA